One Serinicoccus chungangensis genomic window carries:
- a CDS encoding ABC transporter ATP-binding protein — protein MTTSSDRLVEISGLRKTFGPVTALDGLDLVVERGEVHGFLGPNGAGKSTTLRVLLGLVRADGGTARLFGGDPWADAVELHSRLAYVPGDVTLWPGLSGGQCIDILARAHGRIEESRRAELVERFDLDPTRRARDYSKGNRQKVSLVAALATDAELLVLDEPTSGLDPLMEEVFQQVVRERREQGTTVLLSSHVLGEVEALADRVSIIRAGRTVTTGTLTDLRRHTHSAVRAVTDRAPRLEGMPGVGDVETGADDQGRTEVVASVQPDAVDQLVGALHDAGIHALTITPPSLDDLFLRAYAGHDERVAAR, from the coding sequence ATGACCACCTCCTCGGACCGCCTCGTCGAGATCTCCGGGCTGCGCAAGACCTTCGGCCCGGTGACGGCCCTGGACGGCCTCGACCTCGTCGTCGAGCGCGGCGAGGTGCACGGCTTCCTCGGCCCGAACGGCGCCGGCAAGTCCACGACCCTCCGCGTCCTGCTCGGTCTCGTGCGCGCCGACGGCGGCACCGCGCGCCTCTTCGGCGGCGACCCCTGGGCCGATGCGGTCGAGCTGCACTCCCGGCTGGCCTACGTCCCCGGGGACGTCACGCTCTGGCCCGGCCTGAGCGGCGGCCAGTGCATCGACATCCTCGCCCGCGCCCACGGGCGGATCGAGGAGTCCCGTCGCGCCGAGCTCGTGGAGCGCTTCGACCTGGACCCGACCAGGCGCGCCCGGGACTACTCCAAGGGCAACCGGCAGAAGGTCTCGCTCGTCGCGGCGCTCGCCACCGACGCCGAGCTGCTGGTGCTCGACGAGCCGACGTCGGGTCTCGACCCGCTCATGGAGGAGGTCTTCCAGCAGGTCGTGCGGGAGCGCCGCGAGCAGGGCACCACCGTGCTGCTCTCCAGCCACGTCCTGGGGGAGGTCGAGGCGCTCGCCGACCGTGTCTCCATCATCCGGGCCGGTCGGACGGTGACGACCGGCACCCTCACCGACCTGCGACGGCATACCCACTCCGCCGTGCGCGCCGTGACCGACCGTGCGCCGCGGCTCGAGGGGATGCCGGGGGTGGGTGACGTCGAGACCGGCGCGGACGACCAGGGCCGCACCGAGGTGGTGGCGTCCGTCCAGCCGGACGCCGTCGATCAGCTCGTCGGCGCGCTCCACGACGCCGGGATCCACGCCCTCACGATCACCCCGCCCAGCCTGGACGACCTCTTCCTGCGCGCCTACGCCGGCCACGACGAGAGGGTGGCCGCGCGATGA
- a CDS encoding TetR/AcrR family transcriptional regulator yields the protein MRSDLTPKARIRDAALRLFAEEGFDAVTVRRIAAAAEVSPALVLHHYGSKEGLRAACDEHILALTEELMPTPEEPAATASPSAAAAFDASAEAKFGSFAEVFPDDSPVLPYLRRMLLTDDERAREVLRGWHRMTVDLLTMWRDAGVLDPGPDPEVRAALLLAMDLGGVLLRDPLTELLGFDPLGSGGIDRWGRDAYSFFSLMLTDPPAPEGRPS from the coding sequence ATGCGTTCAGACCTGACGCCGAAGGCACGGATCCGGGACGCGGCGCTGCGCCTCTTCGCCGAGGAGGGCTTCGACGCGGTGACGGTGCGCCGGATCGCCGCCGCGGCGGAGGTCTCGCCGGCCCTGGTGCTGCACCACTACGGATCGAAGGAAGGGCTCCGGGCGGCGTGCGACGAGCACATCCTCGCCCTCACCGAGGAGCTGATGCCCACGCCCGAGGAGCCCGCCGCGACGGCGAGCCCCTCGGCCGCGGCGGCCTTCGACGCATCGGCCGAGGCAAAGTTCGGGTCCTTCGCCGAGGTCTTCCCGGACGACTCACCGGTCCTGCCCTACCTGCGCCGCATGCTGCTCACCGACGACGAGCGCGCCCGCGAGGTGCTGCGGGGGTGGCACCGGATGACCGTCGACCTGCTGACCATGTGGCGCGACGCCGGGGTCCTCGACCCCGGGCCGGACCCGGAGGTCCGGGCGGCGCTGCTGCTCGCCATGGACCTCGGCGGGGTGCTGCTGCGCGACCCGCTCACCGAGCTGCTCGGCTTCGACCCCCTCGGGTCCGGCGGCATCGACCGGTGGGGGCGCGACGCCTACTCCTTCTTCTCCCTCATGCTCACCGACCCACCCGCACCGGAAGGACGCCCGTCATGA
- a CDS encoding rhomboid family intramembrane serine protease, whose amino-acid sequence MSTSSPATWRRDAPATVRRVIPVLLLVALMWLTEIVDLVLPLSLDQFGIRPRDLGSLPGIVLSPFLHLGFGHLMANTVALLVLGSLLALTTRHLWIVTGGVVLVSGLGVWLLGAPGTVHIGASGVVYGYAAFLAVYGFVSHHLWRALLGVLVILVYGSMIWGVLPLQQGVSWLSHLFGAAAGVGLALWLGRRDRRTRR is encoded by the coding sequence GTGAGCACCTCGAGCCCGGCCACCTGGCGCCGCGACGCCCCCGCGACGGTGCGGCGCGTCATCCCCGTCCTGCTGCTGGTGGCGCTCATGTGGCTCACCGAGATCGTCGACCTGGTGCTGCCGCTCAGCCTGGACCAGTTCGGGATCCGGCCGCGCGACCTCGGCTCGCTGCCCGGCATCGTGCTGAGCCCGTTCCTGCACCTGGGGTTCGGGCACCTCATGGCCAACACCGTCGCGCTCCTCGTGCTGGGCTCGCTCCTGGCGCTGACCACCCGCCACCTGTGGATCGTCACCGGCGGTGTGGTGCTCGTGAGCGGTCTGGGCGTCTGGCTGCTGGGCGCCCCGGGCACCGTGCACATTGGCGCGAGCGGCGTGGTCTACGGGTATGCCGCGTTCCTCGCCGTCTACGGCTTCGTCAGCCACCACCTGTGGCGGGCGCTGCTCGGGGTGCTGGTCATCCTGGTCTACGGCTCGATGATCTGGGGGGTGCTGCCGCTCCAGCAGGGGGTCTCGTGGCTCTCGCACCTCTTCGGCGCCGCCGCCGGCGTCGGGCTGGCGCTCTGGCTCGGCCGCCGCGACCGGCGCACCCGGCGCTGA
- a CDS encoding LLM class flavin-dependent oxidoreductase, with amino-acid sequence MKRIGFLSFGHWTPHPQSATRSASDVLLQSIDLGVAAEELGADGAYYRVHHFARQLASPFPLLAAVGARTKRVEIGTGVIDMRYENPLYMAEDAGAADLISGGRLQLGISRGSPEQVVEGYRHFGHHPAEGESDADMARRHTARFLEVLSGEGFAQPSPRPMFPNPPGLLRVEPHSEGLRERIWWGAGTRATAEWAGTQGMNLMSSTLLTEDAGVPFHQLQAEQIHVFHEAWRAAGHTGTPRTSVSRSIFPLVDERDHAYFGMERRSTDQVGVIDGSRSTFGKTYAAEPDELARQLAADEAIAAADTLLLTVPNQLGVDYCAHVIENVLAVAKDLGWR; translated from the coding sequence ATGAAACGCATCGGCTTCCTCTCCTTCGGCCACTGGACCCCGCACCCGCAGTCCGCGACGCGGTCGGCCTCCGACGTGCTCCTGCAGTCGATCGACCTGGGGGTCGCGGCGGAGGAGCTGGGCGCGGACGGCGCGTACTACCGCGTGCACCACTTCGCCCGGCAGCTGGCCTCGCCGTTCCCGCTGCTGGCCGCGGTGGGCGCGCGCACGAAGCGCGTCGAGATCGGGACCGGCGTCATCGACATGCGCTACGAGAACCCGCTCTACATGGCCGAGGACGCCGGTGCGGCCGACCTCATCTCCGGCGGCCGGCTGCAGCTCGGCATCTCCCGGGGCAGCCCCGAGCAGGTGGTCGAGGGCTACCGCCACTTCGGCCACCACCCCGCCGAGGGGGAGAGCGACGCCGACATGGCGCGGCGGCACACCGCGCGCTTCCTCGAGGTGCTCTCCGGCGAGGGCTTCGCCCAGCCGAGCCCGCGCCCGATGTTCCCCAACCCCCCGGGGCTGCTGCGCGTCGAGCCGCACAGCGAGGGCCTGCGCGAGCGCATCTGGTGGGGCGCCGGGACCCGCGCGACCGCCGAGTGGGCGGGCACGCAGGGCATGAACCTCATGAGCTCGACGCTGCTCACCGAGGACGCGGGCGTGCCCTTCCACCAGCTGCAGGCCGAGCAGATCCACGTCTTCCACGAGGCGTGGCGGGCGGCCGGGCACACCGGCACCCCGCGGACGTCGGTCTCGCGCAGCATCTTCCCGCTGGTGGACGAGCGCGACCACGCCTACTTCGGGATGGAGCGGCGCAGCACCGACCAGGTGGGCGTCATCGACGGCTCGCGGTCGACCTTCGGCAAGACCTACGCCGCCGAGCCCGACGAGCTGGCCCGGCAGCTGGCCGCCGACGAGGCGATCGCGGCCGCCGACACCCTGCTGCTCACGGTCCCCAACCAGCTGGGCGTCGACTACTGCGCCCACGTCATCGAGAACGTCCTGGCCGTCGCGAAGGACCTCGGCTGGCGCTGA
- a CDS encoding MFS transporter yields MGEVRGRGAFLDLTPLRISAAYRRLWAGGALSGLGHQVAVVAVLFQVWEMTRSPFWVAAIGIAQAVPMIVLGLVGGPLADVLDRRRVALAATGGQAVAALALGAQLVLGFYPLPLLLALLSVQTGCNALGAPSRRTFITRLMPREQVAAGIALHMISFQGAMMVGPAVGGLLLGVASPAVCYLVNAAALSISWWTVRSLPPMPPERHAPVGAQAATGTGPGRGTDHGRARTAYPRTRTSPLARLRRRTGTALVMLGEGVHQVRRDPVLRGSFLLDLAATLLAFPVALFPMVNQELFGGDPRTLGLFLTCVAIGGVGAGLASGLVTRRTRLGVVQLVAVAVWGLALLGFGLAALGGLAWAALATLVVAGAADTVSVTSRAAMVQLATPDSHLGRVSSVEHVIGVSGPDIGNARAGLVAGLTTPAWSALLGALGCLAVGAWVALTHREVAAFRVGD; encoded by the coding sequence GTGGGTGAGGTGAGGGGCCGGGGCGCCTTCCTCGACCTGACGCCGCTGCGGATCAGCGCGGCCTACCGCCGGCTCTGGGCCGGCGGGGCGCTCTCGGGGCTGGGGCACCAGGTCGCCGTCGTCGCCGTGCTCTTCCAGGTGTGGGAGATGACGCGCAGCCCGTTCTGGGTGGCCGCGATCGGCATCGCCCAGGCGGTGCCGATGATCGTGCTGGGCCTGGTCGGGGGCCCGCTGGCCGACGTCCTGGACCGTCGTCGGGTGGCGCTGGCCGCGACCGGCGGGCAGGCGGTCGCCGCGCTCGCGCTCGGCGCCCAGCTGGTGCTGGGCTTCTACCCCCTGCCGCTGCTGCTGGCCCTGCTCAGCGTCCAGACCGGCTGCAACGCCCTGGGGGCGCCGTCGCGCCGCACCTTCATCACCCGGCTCATGCCCCGCGAGCAGGTGGCCGCGGGGATCGCCCTGCACATGATCAGCTTCCAGGGCGCCATGATGGTCGGTCCCGCGGTCGGCGGCCTGCTGCTGGGCGTCGCCTCACCGGCGGTCTGCTACCTCGTCAACGCCGCCGCGTTGAGCATCAGCTGGTGGACCGTCCGCTCGCTGCCGCCGATGCCGCCGGAGCGCCACGCGCCGGTGGGCGCGCAGGCGGCGACGGGGACCGGCCCCGGACGAGGGACGGACCACGGGCGGGCGCGGACGGCATACCCCCGGACGCGCACCAGCCCGCTCGCCCGGTTGCGCCGCCGCACGGGCACCGCGCTGGTCATGCTGGGCGAGGGCGTGCACCAGGTGCGGCGCGACCCGGTGCTGCGCGGGTCGTTCCTGCTGGACCTCGCCGCGACGCTGCTGGCCTTCCCGGTCGCGCTCTTCCCCATGGTCAACCAGGAGCTCTTCGGCGGCGACCCGCGCACCCTCGGCCTCTTCCTCACCTGCGTCGCCATCGGCGGGGTCGGTGCGGGCCTCGCCTCCGGGCTGGTCACCCGCCGCACCCGGCTGGGCGTGGTCCAGCTCGTGGCGGTGGCGGTCTGGGGCCTGGCGCTGCTCGGCTTCGGGCTCGCCGCGCTCGGCGGGCTGGCCTGGGCGGCGCTGGCGACCCTCGTGGTGGCCGGCGCGGCGGACACGGTCTCGGTGACCAGCCGGGCCGCCATGGTGCAGCTCGCGACGCCGGACAGCCACCTGGGCCGGGTGTCGTCCGTGGAGCACGTCATCGGCGTGTCCGGCCCGGACATCGGCAACGCCCGCGCCGGGCTCGTCGCCGGGCTGACGACCCCGGCCTGGTCGGCGCTGCTCGGGGCGCTCGGCTGCCTCGCCGTGGGTGCCTGGGTCGCGCTCACGCACCGCGAGGTGGCGGCCTTCCGGGTCGGCGACTGA
- a CDS encoding MarR family winged helix-turn-helix transcriptional regulator — MTSTDPTRSSRLRQLFEVLASMDAAINEAYRERGQGQVRSRFVLPLVRLAHLGPMTITQLAGELDRTHSALSQTITQMRQADLVTSEAGEDGRTRVVTLTDRGRALVPLAEAEWRATEAAVAELEEELPYALSRVAADVAEALGRRSFAERLEDHLRGDQG; from the coding sequence GTGACATCGACCGACCCCACGCGCAGCAGCCGGCTGCGGCAGCTCTTCGAGGTGCTCGCCAGCATGGACGCGGCGATCAACGAGGCCTACCGAGAGCGCGGCCAGGGGCAGGTGCGCAGCCGCTTCGTGCTGCCGCTCGTGCGGTTGGCCCACCTCGGCCCGATGACCATCACCCAGCTCGCGGGCGAGCTCGACCGGACCCACTCCGCACTCTCGCAGACGATCACCCAGATGCGTCAGGCCGACCTCGTGACCAGCGAGGCGGGGGAGGACGGCCGCACCCGCGTGGTGACCCTGACCGATCGCGGGCGGGCCCTCGTCCCGCTGGCCGAGGCCGAGTGGCGCGCGACCGAGGCGGCGGTCGCCGAGCTCGAGGAGGAGCTGCCGTACGCCCTGAGCCGGGTCGCCGCGGACGTGGCCGAGGCGCTCGGGCGCCGGTCCTTCGCCGAGCGGCTGGAGGACCACCTCCGGGGTGACCAGGGATGA
- a CDS encoding VOC family protein: MDTDATAPLTDLDHVFNGFSVDDVDAAQAFYRDVLGVPVERDDEPMGMLWLVLGPRRVLVYPKGEAHQPASYTVLNFPTDDVRGTVRALADRGVEFLRYDGMPQDDLGVMSGDGPLIAWFTDPAGNVHSVIELGPEPGEG; this comes from the coding sequence ATGGACACCGACGCCACCGCACCCCTCACCGACCTCGACCACGTCTTCAACGGCTTCTCCGTCGACGACGTGGACGCCGCCCAGGCGTTCTACCGCGACGTCCTCGGTGTCCCCGTCGAGCGCGACGACGAGCCGATGGGGATGCTGTGGCTGGTGCTCGGGCCGCGACGGGTGCTCGTCTACCCCAAGGGGGAGGCCCACCAGCCGGCGAGCTACACCGTCCTGAACTTCCCCACCGACGACGTCCGGGGCACGGTGCGGGCGCTCGCCGACCGCGGGGTCGAGTTCCTGCGCTACGACGGCATGCCGCAGGACGACCTCGGCGTCATGAGCGGCGACGGCCCTCTCATCGCGTGGTTCACCGACCCGGCCGGCAACGTGCACTCGGTCATCGAGCTCGGCCCGGAGCCGGGCGAGGGGTAG
- a CDS encoding NAD-dependent epimerase/dehydratase family protein, whose amino-acid sequence MRILLLGGTAFLSHATATEAVRRGHEVTCLARGTAPAPEGVRFARGDRDEAGGLAPVREQRWDAVIDVSRQPGQVRRAVAELDTPHWVFVSTANVYAPPEEGATSRPPTEADPLLEPLEADSMSSMEEYGPAKVACEQAVVSEMGRRGGTATLVRAGLIAGPGDGSGRVGYWPWRFAHPTGPDVLVPDDPDFPVAFVDVRDLAAWLVDAAEQRLDGAFNATGPVVPLTQVLDAAREVAGAQVTARPVPPARLAELGVHPWMGPRSMPLWIDDPALRSFAALDTTRARGAGLQTRPVVDTLRDTLAWEETRQTPRGAGLGDDEEREIRRALDSGA is encoded by the coding sequence ATGCGCATCCTCCTGCTCGGCGGCACCGCCTTCCTGTCCCACGCGACCGCGACCGAGGCGGTCCGCCGCGGCCACGAGGTCACCTGCCTCGCCCGGGGGACCGCCCCCGCGCCGGAGGGCGTGCGCTTCGCGCGCGGCGACCGGGACGAGGCGGGCGGGCTGGCGCCCGTGCGTGAGCAGCGGTGGGACGCCGTCATCGACGTCTCGCGCCAGCCCGGGCAGGTGCGGCGGGCGGTCGCCGAGCTGGACACGCCGCACTGGGTCTTCGTCTCGACCGCCAACGTCTACGCCCCGCCGGAGGAGGGGGCGACGAGCCGGCCGCCGACCGAGGCGGACCCGCTGCTGGAGCCGCTCGAGGCGGACAGCATGTCCTCGATGGAGGAGTACGGTCCGGCCAAGGTCGCCTGCGAGCAGGCCGTGGTCTCGGAGATGGGCCGGCGGGGAGGCACCGCCACCCTGGTGCGCGCCGGGCTCATCGCCGGGCCGGGTGACGGGTCCGGCCGGGTGGGCTACTGGCCCTGGCGGTTCGCCCACCCCACCGGGCCGGACGTCCTCGTGCCGGACGACCCGGACTTCCCCGTCGCCTTCGTCGACGTGCGCGACCTGGCCGCGTGGCTGGTGGACGCCGCGGAGCAGCGGCTGGACGGCGCCTTCAACGCGACCGGGCCGGTGGTGCCGCTGACGCAGGTGCTCGACGCGGCGCGGGAGGTCGCCGGTGCGCAGGTGACCGCCCGCCCGGTGCCGCCCGCCCGGCTCGCCGAGCTCGGCGTCCACCCCTGGATGGGCCCGCGGTCGATGCCGCTGTGGATCGACGACCCGGCGCTGCGCTCGTTCGCCGCGCTCGACACCACCCGCGCACGAGGGGCGGGGCTGCAGACCCGGCCCGTGGTCGACACCCTGCGCGACACCCTCGCCTGGGAGGAGACCCGCCAGACGCCCCGGGGGGCCGGGCTCGGTGACGACGAGGAGCGGGAGATCCGACGAGCCCTGGACTCCGGGGCCTGA
- a CDS encoding lactonase family protein, with translation MTELVLVANAADSTISTFRVDTAAQPPTLERIAVSEVGEGCGTFAIDADRDLVYAAAKGDPPGIDVFALDRQSGRLEHLDRTDVEGSMSYLALAHGGSLLVGASYGGGSAQVFPVGDEGHVEEPTAQVSWPNAHCVALAGDGRHLYVVSLGADVVAQYSLSPGGGLTPLVPPTAEAPEGSGPRHLVLDADEERAYVMTEFSGEVLTYDRDASGDLTLSGSVPAYAQDRGLRHSELGADPVEGRLIWGADLHLARQGTLLLASERSESTLACLPVAPDGSLGEAASIVGTVAQPRGFVVLADDRYALVTGEKDTAVALVAVDEAGLLTEVARAETGNGANWARSLTL, from the coding sequence ATGACCGAACTCGTCCTCGTGGCCAACGCCGCCGACAGCACGATCAGCACCTTCCGGGTCGACACGGCCGCGCAGCCGCCGACCCTCGAGCGCATCGCCGTCAGCGAGGTGGGGGAGGGCTGCGGCACCTTCGCGATCGACGCCGACCGCGACCTCGTGTACGCCGCGGCCAAGGGCGACCCGCCCGGCATCGACGTCTTCGCGCTCGACCGGCAGTCCGGCCGCCTGGAGCACCTGGACCGCACCGACGTCGAGGGCTCGATGAGCTACCTGGCGCTCGCGCACGGCGGCAGCCTGCTGGTGGGGGCGTCCTACGGCGGCGGCAGCGCCCAGGTCTTCCCGGTCGGCGACGAGGGCCACGTCGAGGAGCCGACGGCGCAGGTCTCGTGGCCCAACGCCCACTGCGTGGCGCTCGCCGGCGACGGCCGGCACCTCTACGTCGTCTCGCTCGGCGCGGACGTCGTCGCCCAGTACTCCCTCTCGCCCGGCGGCGGCCTCACGCCGCTGGTCCCGCCCACCGCCGAGGCGCCCGAGGGCTCGGGGCCGCGCCACCTCGTGCTCGACGCAGACGAGGAGCGGGCCTACGTCATGACCGAGTTCTCCGGCGAGGTCCTGACCTACGACCGGGACGCGAGCGGCGACCTCACGCTGAGCGGATCGGTGCCCGCCTACGCGCAGGACCGTGGCCTGCGGCACAGCGAGCTGGGGGCCGACCCGGTCGAGGGGCGCCTCATCTGGGGTGCGGACCTGCACCTGGCCCGGCAGGGCACCCTGCTGCTGGCCAGCGAGCGCTCGGAGTCCACGCTCGCCTGCCTGCCGGTCGCCCCCGACGGCTCGCTCGGCGAGGCGGCCTCGATCGTCGGCACGGTCGCGCAGCCGCGCGGCTTCGTCGTGCTCGCCGACGACCGGTATGCCCTCGTCACCGGCGAGAAGGACACCGCCGTCGCGCTGGTGGCGGTCGACGAGGCCGGCCTGCTCACGGAGGTCGCCCGCGCCGAGACCGGCAACGGCGCCAACTGGGCGCGCTCCCTGACGCTCTGA
- a CDS encoding alpha-amylase family protein — translation MSRPPAPGAARLLDHAIWWHVYPLGAVGAPAVLEGDPADAAVEHRLPRLEAWLDHAVELGCSGLLLGPVFASRSHGYDTLDHSRVDPRLGDEADLDRLLQQCRERGLSVLLDGVFNHVGADHPMVRDPHTSSLLKQGEDGRPASWEGHEGLVELDHGHPGVEDLVVDVMLRWLRRGIAGWRLDVAYAVPTDFWARVTARVREEFPDALFVGEVIHGDYAAFVEASGVDTVTQYMLWKAIWSSVADTNCWELAHALGEHDTLLGSFVPQTFVGNHDVTRIASKVGDDGAVIGLAVLMTVGGMPSLYYGDERAFQGLKEERLGGDDAIRPELPESPGGLGEDGAWMLALHRELVGLRRRHPWLARARTQVEDRSNEQLTYVSSGGDGQWLRVGLTLAPTASVAVTGPDGEVFRWVSSG, via the coding sequence ATGTCTCGTCCTCCCGCCCCCGGTGCCGCCCGCCTGCTGGACCACGCCATCTGGTGGCACGTCTACCCCCTCGGCGCGGTGGGTGCGCCGGCCGTGCTGGAGGGCGACCCGGCGGACGCGGCGGTCGAGCACCGCCTGCCGCGGCTCGAGGCCTGGCTCGACCACGCCGTCGAGCTGGGCTGCTCGGGGCTCCTGCTCGGCCCGGTCTTCGCCTCCCGCAGCCACGGCTACGACACGCTGGACCACTCCCGCGTCGACCCACGGCTGGGTGACGAGGCCGACCTGGACCGGCTGCTGCAGCAGTGCCGCGAGCGGGGGCTGTCGGTGCTGCTCGACGGCGTCTTCAACCACGTCGGTGCCGACCACCCGATGGTGCGCGATCCGCATACCTCCTCGCTGCTCAAGCAGGGGGAGGACGGCCGCCCGGCGTCCTGGGAGGGCCACGAGGGCCTCGTCGAGCTCGACCACGGCCACCCCGGGGTCGAGGACCTCGTCGTCGACGTCATGCTGCGCTGGCTGCGGCGCGGGATCGCCGGGTGGCGGCTCGACGTGGCGTATGCCGTGCCCACCGACTTCTGGGCGCGGGTCACCGCGCGGGTGCGGGAGGAGTTCCCCGACGCGCTCTTCGTGGGGGAGGTCATCCACGGCGACTACGCGGCGTTCGTCGAGGCGAGCGGGGTCGACACCGTCACCCAGTACATGCTGTGGAAGGCCATCTGGAGCTCGGTCGCCGACACCAACTGCTGGGAGCTGGCGCACGCGCTCGGCGAGCACGACACGCTGCTCGGCTCGTTCGTGCCGCAGACCTTCGTCGGCAACCACGACGTCACGCGGATCGCGAGCAAGGTCGGGGACGACGGTGCGGTGATCGGGCTGGCCGTGCTCATGACGGTCGGGGGGATGCCCTCGCTCTACTACGGGGACGAGCGCGCGTTCCAGGGGCTCAAGGAGGAGCGGCTCGGCGGGGACGACGCCATCCGCCCGGAGCTGCCGGAGTCCCCGGGCGGTCTCGGCGAGGACGGGGCGTGGATGCTGGCGCTGCACCGGGAGCTCGTGGGGCTGCGGCGCCGCCACCCGTGGCTGGCCCGGGCCCGCACGCAGGTCGAGGACCGCAGCAACGAGCAGCTCACCTACGTCTCCTCCGGCGGTGACGGCCAGTGGCTCCGGGTGGGGCTCACCCTCGCGCCCACGGCCTCGGTCGCCGTCACCGGCCCGGACGGCGAGGTCTTCCGCTGGGTCTCCAGCGGCTGA
- a CDS encoding AMIN-like domain-containing (lipo)protein, protein MSTTRSTPRTALRATPRTLLAGALLAVGALAPVATLAPAAQAAPYCGITWGSLPKVTGFDTAQAPMTDVRSGRHTCFDRVVVDISGDAGEYAVRYVSTYRAPGSGQALALRGGAKIEVLVGNPAYDADGDAVYDPANPAELVSTAGYSTLRQVRLGGSFEGQTSIGLGVRARLPMRAFVLDGPGSGQRLVVDVAHRW, encoded by the coding sequence ATGAGCACCACCCGTTCCACCCCCCGCACGGCGCTGCGCGCCACCCCGCGCACCCTGCTGGCCGGAGCCCTGCTGGCCGTCGGCGCGCTCGCGCCGGTGGCGACGCTCGCCCCCGCCGCGCAGGCCGCTCCCTACTGCGGCATCACCTGGGGCTCGCTGCCCAAGGTCACCGGCTTCGACACCGCCCAGGCCCCGATGACGGACGTCCGGTCCGGCCGGCACACCTGCTTCGACCGGGTCGTCGTCGACATCTCCGGCGACGCCGGGGAGTATGCCGTCCGCTATGTCAGCACCTACCGCGCCCCGGGCAGCGGGCAGGCCCTGGCGCTGCGCGGCGGCGCAAAGATCGAGGTCCTGGTCGGCAACCCCGCCTACGACGCCGACGGCGACGCCGTCTACGACCCGGCGAACCCGGCCGAGCTGGTGAGCACCGCGGGCTACAGCACGCTGCGCCAGGTGCGCCTGGGCGGCAGCTTCGAGGGGCAGACCTCGATCGGGCTGGGCGTGCGCGCCCGGCTGCCGATGCGGGCCTTCGTCCTCGACGGTCCCGGGTCCGGTCAGCGGCTGGTGGTCGACGTCGCCCACCGGTGGTGA